The genomic segment TCCTTGTCCGCCAGCTCGCCCCGGCCGGCGTCATCGTACTGGCTGGCGGCATCCCGGCGCTGTTTCAGCATCTTGTCCAACACCTTCAGCACATCATCGTCACTCAGCTCGCGGCGCTCATCAATTTCAATCTGCTTGATGGCAGACTGGGCCATACGCAGAGTAACCAGCCGGTCCTTGTCTTTGCTTCGCATTGCGTCTTTCACCGCATTGCCGAGCTGTTCCTTGAGAGATGCTTGTGCCATGGTTGGGCTCCTGTTTGAAGGAAAAAGAGTGTGGGCATAATATCAAAGAACCAGCCCCAGGCCCTCAAAACCAACTCGACAACCACCGCCATGGAGTTTCAATGCCGTACCAGTTCGAAGATCTCAAAAACGCTTTTCCCACCGAGTGGCGGGATTACATCGAACACAGTTTTGTGCAACAGCTGGGCAACGGTTCACTCGCGCCGGAAGCCTTCCAGCATTACCTGAAACAGGACTACCTGTTCCTGATCCAGTTTGCCCGGGCCTATGCCCTAGCGGCCTACAAAAGCCCGACCCTGGCTGACCTGTTGCAAGCCAAAGACGGGCTGCTGGCCATTCTGGATACCGAGCTGGGGTTACACATCAGTTATTGCAAAGAGTGGGGAATCTCAGAGCAGGAACTGAACAACCTGCCCGAAGCCCGCGCCACCCTCGCCTACACCCGCTACGTGCTGGATACAGGCAATCGCGGCGACCTGCTGGACCTGCACGTGGCCCTGTCACCCTGCATGGTCGGCTACGGCGAGATCGCCAACTGGCTGAACCGGCGCTCAGAAACCCTGCGGGGCGAGGGCAACCCCTACGATGCCTGGATCGCCATGTACGAAAGCGACGAATTCCAGGGAGCCATGCAGGCGGAAATCCGCTGGCTGGATGAACGGCTGGCGGACGTAACCCCGAGCCGATTTGAACAGCTATCCCACATCTTCCGGGATGCCACCCGGCTAGAAATCGACTTCTGGGATATGGGCCTGCATCTGAGCGACTAGGTTTGCGCCCACTACTCCACCGTGATGGTGATTTTCTCAGACATCACCGGCGGCTCATGGGGAATATGCAGGTGATCACCAACCAACAGCTGGAGTGTGTGTTCGCCCGGCTCTAACTCCAGCGTGGTCTGGGTTTGGCCTCCCCCAAAATGAATATGCCGTTCATCCGCAGGGATCGGTTTGTCCATCGGGGGCAGGTCGTCCACATCAACCAGCAAATGGTGGTGCCCGGTTTTCTCACGCTCCACGCCCGCCGGCGCAACGCCCAAGCCCTCCAGGCCAAACCTTACCGTCACCGGAGAGCTCACGGTTTGCCCGTCGAGCGGTGTCACGAAGTATACCGCCGCCCCTTCAGGTGCAGGCGTTGCCCCATGGGCACCGGCGACCATCGAGGCGGCAAGGATCAAACCGAGAGAGAAACGCTGTGTCCTGATCATGGTGTTCATAACCTATTCCTTCAGTGAGTGAACCACTCACTCATAATAGGTTAACTTTCCGGGTCCCGCCTGATTGAGCGCGGCCCGGCCCCCACCTCACAACCTTGAACAGCAGTCAAACGGCCTGCTTTCTACGACGAGTAGCGATCAACCCCGCCAACCCCAGACCAATCAGCCCCAAGGTAGCCGGTTCAGGCACCTGCACGGCTTGCGCGCGAACCTCAATGGCGTAACCGGTACCGCCACCATGATCGGCACGGAGAATCTGCAGCGCATGATGACCGGCAGAGATACCGGACAGATTGATATCGTACTCGTTGATATTGGCACCACCAGCGCGAGTAGCGCCGAAGAGAAACACGCCATCAAGCCACAACACGATACCGTTATCGACTCCTACATCGATGGTCAGGTCAGACAGGCTATCGAGAAAAAAGTCGTACACGATGGCTGTTTCTGTGTTCACCGCCCAGCTCGTCGGTATAACTGTGCCCGGCGCACTCCAGGTGCCGCCCGTATAATCACCGGCGAGCCAATCAGCACCAAACTCCGGCGTGAACGTGAAGCCCGGATCTGATGCCAGTTCAATCGTCGGGTCACCTTCGCTGATATTCGGCCCCAAAAGAAAGCCTCCCGGACCATCCATACTGGCAAGATCGCCAAGGCCAGCGTTGTAACGGCCCGTTGTGCTGCTATCAATAATAAGCGTTGCGTTGGCTTGTACTGAAGCTGCCAGCAGTGCTGCAGCCATTGCGATTTTCAGCTTCATTCGTTGCTTTCCTTATGTGGGCGCCAC from the Marinobacter sp. LQ44 genome contains:
- the tenA gene encoding thiaminase II yields the protein MPYQFEDLKNAFPTEWRDYIEHSFVQQLGNGSLAPEAFQHYLKQDYLFLIQFARAYALAAYKSPTLADLLQAKDGLLAILDTELGLHISYCKEWGISEQELNNLPEARATLAYTRYVLDTGNRGDLLDLHVALSPCMVGYGEIANWLNRRSETLRGEGNPYDAWIAMYESDEFQGAMQAEIRWLDERLADVTPSRFEQLSHIFRDATRLEIDFWDMGLHLSD
- a CDS encoding DUF4399 domain-containing protein, translated to MIRTQRFSLGLILAASMVAGAHGATPAPEGAAVYFVTPLDGQTVSSPVTVRFGLEGLGVAPAGVEREKTGHHHLLVDVDDLPPMDKPIPADERHIHFGGGQTQTTLELEPGEHTLQLLVGDHLHIPHEPPVMSEKITITVE
- a CDS encoding PEP-CTERM sorting domain-containing protein; translated protein: MKLKIAMAAALLAASVQANATLIIDSSTTGRYNAGLGDLASMDGPGGFLLGPNISEGDPTIELASDPGFTFTPEFGADWLAGDYTGGTWSAPGTVIPTSWAVNTETAIVYDFFLDSLSDLTIDVGVDNGIVLWLDGVFLFGATRAGGANINEYDINLSGISAGHHALQILRADHGGGTGYAIEVRAQAVQVPEPATLGLIGLGLAGLIATRRRKQAV
- a CDS encoding GatB/YqeY domain-containing protein, whose amino-acid sequence is MAQASLKEQLGNAVKDAMRSKDKDRLVTLRMAQSAIKQIEIDERRELSDDDVLKVLDKMLKQRRDAASQYDDAGRGELADKERAEMAIIEEFMPAALSEEELDGLIAEAISSTAAKGMQDMGNVMNELRPKVTGRVDMGQLSKKVRAALAG